The window CCCTGGAATTCTATGGTAATAGGCGCATCAAAAGCATAGGAATTGCAGGCGTAAAGATTATAAATGCAGCCGTTCTTAAACCGGATGGCTGCCTCTGCGGTATCCTCCACATCCACCATTTCATGGCAGTGGTTGTGTACACTTCCCTCGATCCAGTCAATGTCGCTGCCAAGCATATACCGCACCCGGTCCATGCTGTGAATGGCCTGGTCGATCAGGACGCCGCCGCCTTCTTTATCCCAGGTCCCTTTCCAGCCGCTTCCCTCATAATAAGAGCCGGGACGGTCCCATGTAAGATAAGACCTGGCAGATAAAATCTTCCCAAAATAGCCCTCACCAATAAGCTGCTTTAACTTTTCTACACTTTTCGTATACCTGGTCTGAAAAATAACTCCCAGCTTTTTCCCTGTCAGCCTCTCCGCATCCATCATCTGATCCGCATCCAAAAGAGAAATTGCGATGGGCTTTTCTGTCAGCACATGTACTCCTGCCTCCATAGCCTTTATGGCCATGACAGGGTGAAGATAATGGGGAAGGCATAAATGGATCACGTCAATGCGGTATTGCATCGCGGTTTCCAGATCCGTACAGTAATGGCAATTGAATTTTTCCCCAAAGGCCTTTGCCTTGTCTTTATCAATGTCTATGGCACATACTAATTCCACATAATCCGACAGTCTGCGAAAAGCGTCCTCATAGCAGGCAGAGATCCTTCCGCAGCCCATAATTGCAGCTCTTAACTTTTCCACTGGCATACCTCCGTTTTATAAGAAAACACAATAGCCGGAAAACTTGACTCAGCCGATAAAAAAGCTTCCGGCCATATCCTGAGTAAAATTATAATGGATATCTAAAAAATACTTCATGGCGCCATTATACAGAGCGCTGGAATCTAAAAGGCTGTACCTGACGCTGACAGAGCTTACCATGCGGCGGAACCCCATGGTACGCAGGCACTCCTGGATCTCCTGGAGGAATAAGGGTCCAAGGTCTTTTCCCTTTCCTCCGATGATGACCAGCTTTGGATGTACCATACAAATCAAGTTGCACAAAGCCATGGAAAACTCATCGGCAATATCCCGTACCACCTTACAGGAGACCACATCTCCATACACGCTGGCCTGCCCAAGGTTTCCATAAGTAACGGCGGATGATTTTCTGAAAGCCGGGCTGCCCCCTGCTTTGGAAATACGGCCCTTTAAGGAAGCCTCTCCTATCATCAGCTCCAGGCAGCCCCTGTTTCCGCAGGAGCAAAGCTCTCCCTCGGGGTCAATGGAATAATGACCGAACTGGGTATAGGAAGCACTGGCACGGCCCAGCATCTCATTTCGGATAAAAAGGGTGGCGCCGATCCCTTTCCCGAAGTTGATAAAAGCGAAATCCTTTTCTGTTATCTGGGTGTAGACCTTTTCTGCGTAGGCAAAACAGGCCGTATCATTTAACAGGGCAACAGGAAAATCAGAGAATGCCCGCTGGATCTGGCCCACAAAGTCTTTCTCCGGAAGATTTAAGGTTGTGGCAAATATCTCCCGCCTGTCAGGATCAATCATGGCGGGTACCACCACACAGATTCCCAGAAACTGCTCCTTGCCGATCTGCTGCAGCACAGTCTGATGAATATATTCCTGACACATTGGAATGTAGTCATCAGGGGAGGGCACATCCATCTGTTCATAAAAGGATGTAGATCCGGTGATATCCACCAGGGCCGCGTTCAGTCTCTTTTCCTCCAGAAAAAAAACGGCCACATAATACTGTTCCGCCCGAAGCAGCAGACTGTTGGGCTTTCGTCCCACATTCGTACTTCCGCTGGCACCGGAATCGTATACAAATTTACGGGCAATCAATTCATCTACCAGAGAGGAAACTGCAGTCTTGCTTAAACGGGAATCCTTTGCAAGCTGCGCCCTTGAGATCCCTGGCTCCCGGTATATGGAATTGTATAATTGCTTCATATTTGTATTCTTAATTAACTGCTGGTTTACAAGTTTCATAATATCCTGCCTGTCCTTTGCTTGTTATGATAAAATACTGATTCAGCTGCCGCTCATATTTCCCGGCCTGTCCGGAAAAGGGGCACATAAAGCTCCGGAATACCGCACCTTAAGTAGTTTTTTCATCCAGGATCATTTTCAGGCCCCAAAGAAAAACACAGATACTTCACTCCAGCGCTTCTCGTGATCTGATGAAGACGAAGCTTTCCCCCACCTCCTCATGGCTTATTTAGTAAAGCGGTATTATTAAATAATGTTATCATAAAAAATGATCAGTTGCAATAATCCTCGTAAAAATACAATAAAACGCCCTATTATTTGAAAAATTCAAAATAATTCTCTCAAAAACTTACTTTTTATCTTTGTAGTTGTAAGAGCTCCCATAGAACCAGTGACAATAAATTGTAAATCCACATGATTAATAGCTATAATATATGCATAATATATAAAATTAATAACTATATATCGTCTCAAATATCGTAAATTACATTAAATTCATGTGAGATCCAAAAGTATATTGACATATATGTCACTTAATGCTATTGTAAAACCAACAAATAAATGAGATTTGCTCAAATTAAAAGCCGAAATTTTGCAGTTTAACCGGAAAGGCTTTTAATTTTAAGTTTTATTAGTAAGGTCACTGTACAAACTAAGAAAAGAGGATGATAAAATGAATGTAGGACTGATCGGATGCGGCGGAATGGGCACGACTCACAACCTGTCGCTGAAAGCGCTGTCAACGAAAATGAATGTGGAAGTGACGGCCCTGGCAGACTGCAGGCCCGAATTTCTGGAAAAGGCAGCAATTCAATGGCCAAAGGCAAGGCTGTACCAGACAGGCATGGAGCTTTTGGAAGGGGAAACCCTGGACAGCGTTCATATCTGCCTTCCCAGCTATCTCCACACAGAGCATGCGCTGGCGGCTATGGATAAAGGGATCCATGTATTTGTGGAGAAGCCTGTATGTCTGACAGAGGAAGAGGCTGAAAAGCTTCTGGAGTCACAAAGAAAAAACCATGTTCAGGTAATGGTAGGCCAGGTGGTGAGATCCTTCGACGAATACCGGTATTTAAAAGAATGCTACGATACGGGCAGGTTTGGGGAACTGAAATCCATTACCATGCAAAGGGTCAGCGGTGATGCCGCCTGGGGATATGAAGACTGGTTCCACGAGGAAGGAAAAAGCGGTTCCGTGGTTTTAGACCTCCACGTTCATGACTTAGACTTTCTCCGGTATATGCTGGGAGAGCCTGATTCCTTTGACGTAAGGGCCACAGCCTTTTCCAGCGGCATGATCAATCAGATCTTCACGGCCTATGAATTCGGCAAAGTGTTTGCCATAACGGAAGGCATATGGGATGTAAGCTCTGCACTTCCTTTTGAGGCCAGCTTCCACGCATGCTTTGAGGAAGCCAGCGTGGTATTTAAGGGAAGGGAAAAACCCTCTCTGACCATCTATAGGAATGACGGAAGGATCCAGCATCCGGAGCTTCAACGGGAGTATGATGTAAGCGATGATTCGGCCGGGATCAACATCTCTAATCTGGGACCTTATTATACGGAAATAAAATATTTTATCCAATGTCTTCAGGAAGGAAAGCCTGTGGAAGTCGCCCCTCTTGAAGAAGGCATCCAATCGGTACGGCAGGCGATCAGGGAATGGAAACAGGCAAAGGAATACGTGAATAAAAGGTAACCATAAAAGTTTTTATATGTTAGGAGGAAAAATTATGATGAAAAGAGCATTGGCAATCCTGATGACAACCGCATTAGCGGTCCCCGGCCTTACGGCATGCAGCGGAAGCGTCTCCAAGGATCAGGCAAAGACGGCAGAGGAGATCACCTTAAAGGTGTTTGATGCCCACGCATACGGCTTAGAAGAGTATGCGGAGATGGCCAAAAAGTTTGAAGAGGCCCACCCAGGAGTAAAGATTGAAGTGCAGCACGCTGCAAACGACAGCAGCACCCTGCTTCAGTCCCGTGTGAATTCAGGGGATATTCCTGATGTATTTGATGTGGAGTCCGGCACAGCAGCCCAGAAGTATTATGAATATGCCTATAACTGGTCCGGGGACAAAGAGGTATTAGGCAAATTTAAGGAGGCCGCATTAGAAACCGGAAAGGACGCAGACGGAAACATCATGTCCCTGCCCTGGACCTATGAAAATATGGGCCTGATCTATAATAAGGAACTGTTTGAAAAGGCCGGCATCACAGAGCTTCCGGCTACCATGGATGAGCTTGAAGCAGCCTGTGAGAAGCTGTCCGCTGCCGGTATCACACCATTTGCCCTGGCCGGAAAAGAAACCTGGGTCCTTCATCACCTGTCCACCCATTTCATGATGGATAAATCTCTGGACGCCAAGGGAGTTGTGGAGAAATTAAACAGCGGCGAATTAAAATTCGCGGACATGAAGAATTTCCAGAACCTCTTCCGCTTCCTGGACCTGGCTGTAAAATACGGCCCTGACAAGCCCCTTGAAATCGACTGGGAAACAAGTGAAAATATGCTGGCTAACGGGCAGGCAGCCATCATCCAAATGGGCGACTGGTGCCAGTCCACCCTGGATTCCTTTAACCCCAATGCACGCCTGGCATTCCTCCCCTGCCCGGTAAGCGATAATCCGGAAGACGCCACACTTCT of the Lacrimispora indolis DSM 755 genome contains:
- a CDS encoding Gfo/Idh/MocA family protein is translated as MPVEKLRAAIMGCGRISACYEDAFRRLSDYVELVCAIDIDKDKAKAFGEKFNCHYCTDLETAMQYRIDVIHLCLPHYLHPVMAIKAMEAGVHVLTEKPIAISLLDADQMMDAERLTGKKLGVIFQTRYTKSVEKLKQLIGEGYFGKILSARSYLTWDRPGSYYEGSGWKGTWDKEGGGVLIDQAIHSMDRVRYMLGSDIDWIEGSVHNHCHEMVDVEDTAEAAIRFKNGCIYNLYACNSYAFDAPITIEFQGETGRCGLIQDMGFYEADGCYTEIRNTYETTNVGPDYWGSSHHLQIRDFYESILYDKPVAVGGLEGRKTLEMVKGIYLSSLERRRVYLPFEDVYYKDLNIQRV
- a CDS encoding ROK family transcriptional regulator; translated protein: MKLVNQQLIKNTNMKQLYNSIYREPGISRAQLAKDSRLSKTAVSSLVDELIARKFVYDSGASGSTNVGRKPNSLLLRAEQYYVAVFFLEEKRLNAALVDITGSTSFYEQMDVPSPDDYIPMCQEYIHQTVLQQIGKEQFLGICVVVPAMIDPDRREIFATTLNLPEKDFVGQIQRAFSDFPVALLNDTACFAYAEKVYTQITEKDFAFINFGKGIGATLFIRNEMLGRASASYTQFGHYSIDPEGELCSCGNRGCLELMIGEASLKGRISKAGGSPAFRKSSAVTYGNLGQASVYGDVVSCKVVRDIADEFSMALCNLICMVHPKLVIIGGKGKDLGPLFLQEIQECLRTMGFRRMVSSVSVRYSLLDSSALYNGAMKYFLDIHYNFTQDMAGSFFIG
- a CDS encoding Gfo/Idh/MocA family protein translates to MNVGLIGCGGMGTTHNLSLKALSTKMNVEVTALADCRPEFLEKAAIQWPKARLYQTGMELLEGETLDSVHICLPSYLHTEHALAAMDKGIHVFVEKPVCLTEEEAEKLLESQRKNHVQVMVGQVVRSFDEYRYLKECYDTGRFGELKSITMQRVSGDAAWGYEDWFHEEGKSGSVVLDLHVHDLDFLRYMLGEPDSFDVRATAFSSGMINQIFTAYEFGKVFAITEGIWDVSSALPFEASFHACFEEASVVFKGREKPSLTIYRNDGRIQHPELQREYDVSDDSAGINISNLGPYYTEIKYFIQCLQEGKPVEVAPLEEGIQSVRQAIREWKQAKEYVNKR
- a CDS encoding ABC transporter substrate-binding protein translates to MMKRALAILMTTALAVPGLTACSGSVSKDQAKTAEEITLKVFDAHAYGLEEYAEMAKKFEEAHPGVKIEVQHAANDSSTLLQSRVNSGDIPDVFDVESGTAAQKYYEYAYNWSGDKEVLGKFKEAALETGKDADGNIMSLPWTYENMGLIYNKELFEKAGITELPATMDELEAACEKLSAAGITPFALAGKETWVLHHLSTHFMMDKSLDAKGVVEKLNSGELKFADMKNFQNLFRFLDLAVKYGPDKPLEIDWETSENMLANGQAAIIQMGDWCQSTLDSFNPNARLAFLPCPVSDNPEDATLLSSCNWTYIVNKDSKHLDLAKEYLEYILTSEEGQKWMCEGVGGVPGAKTTMEVKGALANDAASYVEKGKTNGWIHTIAPNGYSDIVGPAIQAYMIGDMTAEQVTEEFQKGWQAQKN